The Bradyrhizobium barranii subsp. barranii genome segment GGAGACGGGCGGCTGGTGCGGACCTTTGCGATGGCGATTGCGGTTGCGGTTGCTGCGAGCCAATTCCTTGCCGGTAGCGGCATGGTCGATCTCGGCAAGTCGATCTATCTGCAACAGTCCTTTTCAGTGCCGGTGCTGTTCCTCGGCGGCCTGTTGTTCGGCTACGGCATGGTGTTGTCGAACGGCTGCGGCTCGCGGGCGCTGGTGCTGCTCGGCCGCGGCAATCTCCGCTCCTTCGTCGTCGTGATCGTGCTCGCCATCGCCGCGCAGATGACGCTCAAGGGCCTGATCGCGCCGGCGCGCATTGCGCTGGTTCAGGCCTCGCAAACGACCGTCAACGCCAATTCGCTGCCGTCACTGCTGGCGACGCTCGGTCCCGGTGAAGGGGTCTCGCGCGCGCTGAGCGCTGCTGCAATCGCCGTTGCGCTGATCCTGTTTGCGTTCGCACACCCGGCGTTCCGGCGTTCGCCCGGCCAGATTGCAGCCGGTGTCGTCGTCGGCCTCCTGGTCGCCAGCGGCTGGTTCGTCACTGGCTATCTCGGCGCCGACGATTTCAATCCGGTCCCGGTGACGTCGCTCACCTTCGTCGCGCCGATCGCCGATAGCCTGCAATACGCCATGCTCTCGACCGGTCTGACGCTCAATTTCGGCATCGCCACCGTGGCCGGCGTTCTCGCCGGCAGTCTCGTCACCGCACTCGCCACGGGCCGCTTTCACCTCGAAGGTTATTCCTCGCCGCGCCACATGCTGCGGTCTGCCGGTGGCGCCGCGCTGATGGGGATCGGCGGCGTGATGGCGTTCGGCTGCTCGATCGGGCAGGGGCTCACCGGCGTATCGACACTCGCTCTGGGCTCGTTCGTCGCGGTCGCCGGCATCCTGCTCGGCACGACGGCCGGCCTGCGCGGTGCACTGCGGGTTCAGCCGCTCGCGGTGGCCTGACCGCGCAGCAGCCGGTCGCCCAGCGTCGCAAGACCGATGCCGGTGATGATCAGTCCGGCCGCGACAGCAAGGCTCATGTCGATCGGCTCACCCAGCAGGATCGCAGCACTGGCGATACCGACGAGCGGCGTCCCGGTGGTGCCGAGCGAGGTCGTCAGGGCCGAGATGCTCTTGTTGACCATCGACATCGCCCAATAGGCCAGCGCCGTTCCGATCAGGCCGGAATACAGGAAAAGCAGCACGAGCTTCCACGACCATTCCGCGTGCGGCGGGCCCTCCATGATAACAGCCGATCCCGTCAGTACGATCGTCGCTACGAGCACCTGCCAGAGCAGGAGCTGGAGCGGCGATGCAATCCAGCGATGCGCGCTCATATAGATGATGTTCGCGGCCCAGGACATCGCGGCCAGGACGACCATGCCGGCCCCGAGCAGGACGTTGGTATTGGTCCAATCGATCGACGTGGGGTTCAGGATCACGGCAAGGCCGATCAGTCCGAGCAAGGCGCCGGCGAGCTTGGGCGCCGTCAGCGTATCCTTCCCCAGCAAGGGCGCGGCGATCGCGACCCAGAGCGGCGTGGTGTAGCCGAGCACGATCGCTTTGCTCGCGGGCAGGAAGCGCACACCGGCCGCAACCAGAACCGAGAACACCGTCATGTGCAGCAGCGCGACGCTCAGGATCACCGGAATGTCGCGCCGCTCCGGGATCATCAGATTGTTGCTCAGCCCGAGGATCACGAACAATCCGGCCAGCGCGATCCAGCTCCGGATCGCCGAAGTCCACAGTGGCGGGAGGAACTGGACGAGTTGCTTCGTCACCGACCAGTTCACGCCCCAGGCCAGCACGACGATCAGGAACAGGCCGACGGCCGCGCGGGAGGAGAGGGAGTTCATCGCAAAATCCTTGAAGCAGTCCAGTCCGGCGCATAGCATCCGGATTGGCACCTGAAAAAGTGCCAGATCGGAAAGGAATAAGGTGCCAGTTTCGGAAGGTGTGATCTCCGCCCTGATCGAGCTGAAGCGGACCGACGACGAGGGGCTGACGGCGCAACTGACGAGCCAGCTGCGAGACCTGATCGCGACCGGTCGGCTCGGCAAAGGTCGCGCGCTGCCGTCGAGCCGCCGGCTCGCGAGCGACCTCGGCGTGTCGCGCAACACCGTTACTTATGCCTTCGAGCAGCTCGCCGCCGAGGGATATCTCGAGGCGTCGCATGGTCGTCGTCCCATGGTCACGGTCGACGGCGGCCGTAACGAAGAGGCGGGTGCCGTCGCACCGAGCGTCCGCTCTGGCAAGCCGCGGCTCTCGCCCTGGGCGTCGAAGCTCAAGCAAACCGACTGGCCGATGTCCTATCAGGCGCCGCTAAAACCCCTGCGTCCGGGGCATGGAGATGCGCGGGAGTTTCCGCACGAAGTGTGGGCCCGCTGCCTGCGCCGCAGCGCGGTGCGCGCAGCCAAGCGTGAGCTTGGACCGGTCAACCGGACGCGCCTGCGCCAGGCGCTGGCGCACTATCTGGCCGCCAGCAGGGGCGTCCGCGCCACCGCAGACCAGATCCTGATCCTGCCGAGTGCGCAGGCCGCGCTGACCCTGATTGCGGCTGCGCTCATCACGCCCGGCGACGATGTCTGGGTCGAGGACCCCGGCTATCCCGGCGCTGCGGCGGCTTTCCGCGCGTCCGGCGCGCGCGTGACGGGGATGAAGCTGGATGAGCAGGGCATGCAGCGGATGCCGGGCATCGCCGCGCCAAAGCTCATCTTCATGACGCCCTCGCATCAGCACCCGACCGGGCGGCTGATGTCGCTCGCGCGCCGCACTGAATTCCTGGGCATGAGCAGGCCAGGCGAGACCTGGATCGTCGAAGACGATTACGACGGCGAATTCCATTATGACAGCCGGCCGGTGCCGGCCTTGCAGGGGTTAGACGCCCACGGCCGCGTGTTCTATGTCGGAACGTTCTCGAAGGCGATGACGTCGGATATCCGGCTCGGCTATGTCGTCGCGCCACCGGGGCTGGTCGGCACCCTCGAGATCGCACAGCGGCACATCGGGCTGATCGCCTCCAGCCACATCCAGGAAGCGCTGGCGGAGTTCATCGCCGACGGGCATTTTCTCGCGCATCTGCGCCGGATGCGGCGGCTCTATCACGCGCGCCGCGATCACCTCGTCGAGGGACTGGAGCGCCATCTGGGCGAAGTTCTGTCCGCTGAAGTGCCGTCGGGCGGCATCCAGCTGGTCGCCCGCCTCAAGCGCGGTCGCGCCGATCAGGCGGCGGTACAACGGCTGGTCGAGGCAGGCGTCGAAACGCGGGCCCTGTCCAGCCTGGCGCTCGGCCGTCCACGCGACCATGGCCTGCTGCTCGGCTTCGCGGCCTGGCGCGAGAATGAGATCAGCGCAGCGGTGCGGACGATGGCGTCGTGCTTCTAGAGCATGATCCGGAAAAGTGTGAAGCGGTTTTCCGAAAAGATCATGCTTAAACAATAACGCGCTAGTCCACGGCCTTCGTTACGATGCGGATCTCCGAGGTCAGCGTCCGGTGCACCGGGCACTTGTCGGCGATCTCCATCAGCTTCTTGCGTTGCTCCGCATCGAGCGCGCCGTCGATCGCGATGTCGCGCTCGATCTGGTCGAGCATGCCATCGCGCGTCTCGCACTCCGCGCAGTCCTTGGCGTAGATTTTCGAATGCTTCAGCGTGACCGTGACGCGATCGAGCGGCAGCGATTTGCGATCGGCATAGAGGCGCATGGTCATGGAGGTGCAGGCACCCAGCCCGGCGAGCAGGAAGTCGTAAGGGCCGGGGCCGGCATCCTCGCCGCCAGCGGCGACCGGCTCGTCAGCCACCAGATGGTGCGGGCCGACGGTGATGAGCTGGTTGAACTTGCTCTTGCGGGTCTCCTGCACGACCACTTTGCGCGGCTCTTCCGCGAGATCCATCGCCTTCGCGGGCTTCGCGGTGTCGATGTAGCGGCTGGCCCAGGCCGCGATCACGTCGGCCGCGTAGAGGGCGTCGGCCGGCTTGGTCAGGAGATGATCGGCGTGGTCGAGCGAGACGAAGCTCTTGGGGTGCTTGGCCGCAACGAAAATCTTGGTCGCATTGTCGATGCCGACGGTGTCGTCGACAGGGGACTGCATCACGAGCAGGGCCTTGTGCAGGCCGGTGATGTCCTTCATCAGTTCTTGCTCGGCGATGTCGTCGAGGAATTCGCGCTTGATGCGGAACGGGCGCCCCGCGAGCGAGACCTCGACTTCGCCCTGCGCGCGGATGCTGTCGAGATGCTCGCTGAACAGACCGGTGACGTGAGCGGGATCGGACGGCGCCGCGATGGTCACGACAGCCTTGGCTTCCGGAATCCTTCCGGCCGCGGCGAGGATCGCGGCACCGCCGAGGCTGTGGCCGATCAGGATCGATGGCGCCGTGCGGAGCTGGCGCAGATGATCGGCGGCGCGCACGAGGTCGGCGACGTTGGAGGTGAACGTCGAATTGGCAAAATCGCCTTCGCTGGAGCCGAGCCCGGTGAAGTCGAAGCGCAGCACCGCAATGCCCGTGGCGGCGAGCGCGACCGAGATGCGTTTTGCTGCCAGCGTGTCCTTGCCGCAGGTGAAGCAGTGCGCGAACAGCGCGTAGGCCGCGGGCTCGCCATCGGGCAGTTCCAGCGCGGCGGCTAGTTGATGGCCACCTTCGCCGGTGAATTGAAAGCGTTCGGTCGGCATGGGCTTCCCCCGTCCTTGCTTGAACCTAATCGGCTGAATAACGCTGCTCGGCCCAAGGATCGCCGCGGTTATGATAGCCGCGGACTTCCCAGAAGCCCGGCGCGTCCTCGGTCAGGAACTCGATGGCCTGAAGCCATTTGGCGCTCTTCCAGAAATACAGATGCGGCACGACGAGCCGTACCGGGCCGCCGTGCTCTTCGGTCAGCGGCTGACCCGACCAGCTGTGGGCGAGCAGCGCGTCCTCGGCGGCAAAGTCTTCCAGCGTGAGGTTGGTGGTGTAGCCGTCATGGGAATGCAGGACCACGAAGCGAGCGTCCTCGCGCGGCTGGCAAGCCGCAAGCAGCTCGCGCGTGGCGAGGCCCTCCCACTCATTGTCGTAGCGCGACCAGGTCGTCACGCAGTGAATGTCGGAGGTGATCTGCGCCTGCTTCTGCGCGGCGAATTCGGCAAAGGTCCAGAACACGGGGGTCTCGATCGCGCCGTAGACGTCGAGCCGCCAGCGTTCGCGCGAAACCGGCGGCACGACTCCGAGATCGAGCACCGGCCAGTCCTTGGTGAGATGCTGGCCCGGCGGCAGTCGCTTATCCTCCGGTCGCGTAACGCGGCCCGTGAGGAAGCGGCCTTCGCGCGCCCATTTCTCCTTGGTGCGCGTCAGCTTGCTGTCGGGCGGCTCGTTGTCGTCGGCCATGAGCTACTCGTGGCGATGCATCGCAGAGGCGTGCTTGGTGTCACGCATGGTGGAATAGATGATCAGCGACAGGCAGATGACGCCGGCGAGATAGTAATAGAACCACTCCTCATGCCCGATGCTCTTGAAATAGAGCGCGATCGCCGGTGCCGTGCCGCCGAAGATCGAGACCGTGATGGCGTAGGGCAGGCCGACGCCGAGGGCGCGGACATTGGTCGGGAACAGCTCGGCCTTCACCACGGCGTTGATCGAGGTGTAACCGGCGACGAACAGCCAAGCGCAGCAGATCAGGATGAAGGCCATGAACGGCGACTTGGTCTCCTTCAGCGTCATCAGCAGCGGCACGGTCGCGAGCGTACCCGCGACGCCGAAAAAGATCAGCAGCGGTTTGCGGCCGATCTTGTCGGAGATCGCGCCGTAGATCGGCTGCAGGATGGTCGCGAAGATCAGCGTGCCGAAGATCACGAAAGTGGTCTGGTCCTCGGTCAGGCCGACCGAGAGCTTGACGAACGTCTGCATGTAGGTGGTGAAGGTGTAGAACGCCGCGGTGCCGCCGGCCGTGAGGCCCACTACCAGCAGCAACTCGCGCGGGTAGCGTAGCAGATTGGCCAGCGAGCCGGTCGGCTTCACCACCTTCTTGGCTTCCTCGAAGGCCTCAGTCTCGTGCAGATTGCGTCTCATCACTGCGGCAAAGATCGCCAGCGCCGCGCCGATCGCAAACGGGATGCGCCAGCCCCAGGCTCTGAGCTCCTCCGGCGTGAGGAAGACCTTTTGCAGGAGCAGCAGCACAATGATCGCGGTGAGCTGGCCGCCGATCAACGTGACGTATTGAAAGCTCGAATAGAAGCCGCGATGCTTGGGATCGGCAACCTCGCTGAGATAGGTCGCGCTGGCACCATATTCGCCGCCGAGGCTCAGGCCTTCGATGACGCGGGCGAGCGCCAGGATCACCGGCGCGGCGAAACCGATGGTCGCATAGGTCGGCGTCAGCGCGATGATCAGCGAGCCGAAGCACATGAAGACAACGGATAATGTCAGCGAGATACGACGGCCGAAATGATCTGCGATGTAGCCGAACAGCCAGCCGCCCAGGGGGCGCATCAGGAAGGTCGCCGCGAACACCACGGCGACGTTCAATTGCTGGACGACGGGGTCGTTGCCGGGGAAGAAGGCCGGAGCGAAATAGAGCGCGAACGCCGTATAGGCGTAAAAATCGTACCACTCGACGAGGTTGCCGATCGAGCCGATGAAGATCGCCTTGATCCGCCGTTTGGCGTCGGCGATGTCGATGTCGATGTCGATGTGATCAGAGGCCGGTAGGGTTGCTTGCTCTGTCACGTCCGGCCTCTCTCCGTTGGTCTTGGAAAGGTCTACATCGCCTTTCCGAACAGAAATGGCAACTGGCGGGGGCCTCTCACGGTGCCCTGTGACCAGGTCACCGTGCCTGCCGGATCGAGGGCGAAGTCCGGGATCCGCTTCAGCCATTCCTCCAGCGCAACCTGCATCTCCATGCGTGCAAGGTTGGAACCGACGCAGCGGTGGATGCCGAGGCCGAAGGCGGCGTGGCGGTTCTCGCGGCGGTCGATCACGACTTTGTCAGCGTCCGGAAACATCTTGGGATCACGGTTCGCGGCCGGGAACGACAGCAGCACCATGTTGCCCGCCTTGACCGGGCAGCCCGAGATCGTGGTCTCCTTGACCACCTCACGGGCCATGGTCACCGGCGAATAGGCCCGCAGCAGCTCCTCCACGGCGATCGGGATCAGCCCGGGCTCGGCGATCAGCCGTTCGCGGTCGGCCGGCGTCCGGGCGAGATGCCAGAGCGAGGAGCCGATCGCACTCCAGGTGGTGTCGATGCCCGCGATCAGGAGCAGCCGCAGCGAACCCAGCACATGGGACTCTTCCAGCGGCTGGCCTTCCTTGTCCTTGGCATTCATCAGATAGGAAATCAGATCGTCAGTCGGCTTCGATCTGCGCTCCTCGATATGCGTCCTGAAATAGGCGCTCATCTCCTGCACGGCCTGGAGCAGCTTGCTCTCGTCCTTGATGCCGAGCTCGAGGATCATGTGGATCCAGTCGATGAACAGATCGCTGTCGCTCTCGGGAATGCCGAGCATGTGGGCGATGGCCTGAACCGGAATATATTTGCTGTAGCGCGCTGCGGCATCGACCTTGCCATCGGCAATGAACCCGTCGATCAGCTCGTTGCAGATCGCGCGCATCCGCGGTTCCAGCTTCTTCATCGCGTCCGGCGTGAAAGGCGGCAACAGCAATTGCTTGGCTGGCTTGTGCACGGGCGGGTCGGAGGTGATCGGCGGAGCGGCGTTCCTGGCGACTTCGGGCCGAACGTCACGGACGATGATGCGGCGCGAGGAGAAATGCTCGGTGTCGTTGGCGATCTCGCGCACCGCCTCATAAGTCGTCGGCATGTAGCAGCCGAGGAAGCGCTTTGTATGCACCACCGGGCTCGCGGAGCGAAGCTCCTCCCAGATCGAGAACGGATCCTCCGTCCATTGCGGATCGGTGTGGTCGAAATCGTTGACCCAGTCGGTGACGGGCGGGTGGGCGACAGGCTGGCTGACGTCGGACATGGCAGGAAATCCCTCGGGGCTCGTGTTCGCTAAAAGCACGCAAGCGGGCAGGGGCCGCGCTACTCCTCGATCACATCGATCGCAATCTCCGGGCAGTTGGATTTGGCAAGCCAGGCCTTGTCTTCGAGTCCGGGCGGCACGGTGCCGTCCCCGGCCTCATGGGCGTTGCCGTATTCGTCCAGCTCGAACAGCTCCGGTGCGAGCGCCTTGCAGCGTGCGTGGCCCTGGCATTTGTCGGGATCGACGTGAACCCTCAGTCGCTCTGTCATGGCGGCTTCCTCGGTCGTGTGCGCGGAGCCCGAAGGCTGGCGCGTTCCTCATGTCAATGTTGTCGGCGGCATTTGCCGCCTATTCTAAGTTATATGCTATTACATTCGCGACAGGCTTCCCCTGTCAAGCGCAAACTTATAGGCTTCGCCGTAACATGCGTTCACAACTCGTCCGTAAGCCGGAGAATACCTACCACCATGGCGATCTCCGTGACGCCCTGATCAAGGCCGCGCTGCGCGAGGCGGAGCAGGGCGGCGCCGAGGCGATCAGCATCAAGGCGCTTGCCAAACAGCTCGGCGTCTCGCAGCCGGCGCCGTATCGGCATTTTGCCGACCGTGATGCGCTGCTAACGGCGGTGACGGCGGAGGCGTTCCGGCAGCTGAGTGCACTTCTGCGCGAGGCGATGGCGAAGCCGTCGAAGCAATCGAAATTGTCGCGGCTGGCGCAGGCGACGCTCGATTTCGGTCTGCGCCGCAACGGCATCTATCGCCTGATGTTCGCTTCCCGCACCGTGTCATGCGCGGCAAAGGGCAGCGAGCTGCACGACGCCACGCGCGAGACTTTCGCGCTGGTGATCGAGGCCCTCGAGGCGCCGGCGGTCGGCTTCTTGCGCGAGCGGCAAGCGCTCAAGATCTGGGCGGCGTTGCATGGCGTGGTGATGCTGGCCGAGCAGGGCCTGTTCACCGGCGAGGCCGCGCATGCCACGCGCGAGGAACTGGTCGAGGACTTTGTGAACGAAACGAAGGCCGCGCTCGTTGCTGCGATCAAGGATGCACGACGTCGGAAAAAGTCCGGCGCCTAGGCCTTCGCTTTCAGCAGCCTCATCAGCTTGTCGACCGCGCTGTCCGGAGTCGTCACGACCGGGCGTCCGGTGGCTTCGGCGACCAGCGGCGCGGTCGCCGCGATGCTGAATTGCGCAAGCGCAATGACGTCGCAATCGCGCAAGTCCTTTGAAGCCTCGACAATCAGCCTGTCGTGCGTGGCGCGGTCGCCGCGATCGAGCGCGGCCAGCGCGCCCTCGGCGAGTTTCGGCACGACCTGGGCGGAGGCCGGAAACTCCGGTGGCATCGAGGCCAGTGTCGGCGGGAAAGTCGAGAGCAGGCCGATGCGCTTGCCCATGGTCACGGCCTGCTCGATCATCGCCTCGTTCGGCTTCAGCACGGGCATCGGCATATGCGCGTGTGCGACGGCCTCGATGCAGGGGCCGAAGGCCGAGCAGGTGAACAGGATTCCGTTCGCTCCCGTAGCTGCCGCATAGTCGCCGAGCGCGAGGAAGCGCTCGGTCATGGCATCGTTGAGCACGCCGTCGCAGGCCAGATCCGCCGACAGGCTGTCGTCGAGCAGGTTCATCAGCCGCGCCTCTGGCCACGCCTTCGCGAACGCAGCCTCGATCGGCGCGATGGAATGCTTGAGGGCGTGGATGAGGGCGATGCGTGGGGGCGTCGTCATTGGAGGTGATTACCTGACAGGTCTCGCGCCCCGGACGCAGCGCAATGCGAAGTACTGCGCTGCAGAGCCGGAGCCCATTGTGGCCGCTGGGTCCCGGCTCTGCGCAGCGGCGTACCGGACGATGCTTCGCATCGCCGGGAACGCTGCAGCGCGTCCGGGACAGGGGAGACACTTACTTGAACGGCACCGCGTACATCAAGCCGCCCTTGCTCCAGAGGCCGTTGAGGCCGCGGTCGAGCTTGAGCGGGCTCGCCTTGCCGACATTGCGCTCGTAGATCTCGCCGTAATTGCCGGTGGCCTTGATCACCGTCACCAGCCATTTGTTGTCGAGACCGAGCCGCGAGCCGAGGTCGCCGGAGGCACCCAGCAGGCGCTGGACCGCCGGCGTCTGTGACTTCGCCATCTCGTCGACATTGCCTTGCGTGACACCGAGTTCCTCGGCCTCGATCAGGCCGTAATGCAACCAGGTGATGATGTCGCTCCAGACTTCGTCACCGTTGCGGGTGAACGGCCCGAGCGGCTCCTTGCTGATGGTCTGCGGCAGCACGACGTAGTCGGCCGGATTCGGCGCCGCGGTCGTGACCGCGCCGGCGAGCGCGGAGGCGTCCTGGGTCATGGCATCGCAGCGGCCGCCGAAGAAGGTCTGGTACATGGTGTCGACGCGGTCGAACACCAGCGGCTTCCAGTCGATGCCGTTGGCGCGGCCGTAATCGCCGAGCGTGACTTCATGCGTGGTGCCCTGCGCGACGCAGACAGTCGCACCCTTCAAATCCTTGATCTCCTTCACGCCGAGATCCTTCTTCACGACAAAGCCCTGGCCGTCATAGAAGTTGACCGGCCCCTGGCGGAGGCCCAGCGTCACGCCGCGCAGATAGGTCTGCGTCGAGTTGCGGTAGAGTACGTCGATCTCGCCCGATTGCAGCGCGGTGAAGCGATTCTGCGCGGTCAGCGAGACGTAGCGCACCTTGCTGGCGTCGCCGAGCACGCCGGCCGCGAGCGCGCGGCAATAATCGACGTCGAGACCCTTGTAATTGCCCTGCGAGTCCGGCGCGGAGAAACCGGCAAAGCCGGCGCTGACGCCGCAGATCAGCGTGCCGCGGCTCTTCACCGTGTCGAGCGTCGCCGCCGACGCGGCAACCGTCGATGCCGCAAGCATGCCGGCTACGATAACCACTTTCCTCATCATATGAATCTCCCCTCAGTGATTGACACTACGCAACACGTTGTCGATGGCGGTGCCGAGCTTGTCGACGATCAGATCGATCTCGGCAGCCGAAGCGATATAGGGCGGCGCCAGCAGCACATGGTCGCCACGGACGCCGTCCACGGTACCGCCGCCGGGATAGCAGCCGAGCCCGTTGGCGAAGGCTTCCGCCTTGATCTTCTGGTTCAGCTTGAGCGCGGGATCGAACGAGGTGCGGCCGGCGCGATCGGCGACGAGCTCGATCGCCCAGAACAGGCCACGGCCCCTGATATCGCCGACATGGCGGTGATTGCCGAAGCGTTCGGTCAGCCGCTGCTCGAGTTGCTTGCCGCGCTCCTTGACGCGGTCGAGCAGGCGGTCCTCGCGGATCACGTCCTGCACCGCGAGCGCGGCCGCGCAGGCGAGCGGATGCGCCAGATAGGTGTGGCCATGCTGGAACGCGCCGGAGCCCGCGCGGATGGTGTCGATGATCTTGCCGCTCGCGAGCATCGCGCCGATCGGCTGGTAGCCGCCGCCGAGGCCCTTTGCGATCGCCTGGATATCAGGAGCAACGCCCTCCTGCTCCCAGGCGTGCGTCGTGCCGGTGCGGCCCATGCCGCTCATGACTTCGTCGAGGATGAGGAGGGCGCCATGCCGGTCGCAGATCTCGCGCACCGCCTTGAAGTAGCCGTCCGGTGCCGTCACCGCACCGGCGGTGGCACCGACGACGGGCTCGGCGAGGAACGCGGCGACGGTGTCGGGGCCCAGCCGCTGAAATTCGCCTTCGAGCTCCGCGGCCAGTCGCGCCACGAACTGCGCATCGGATTCGCCCTCGTGCTTCTCGTGATAGGCAAAGGCCGGCGTCACATGGCTGAAGGCACCGGACAGCAGGGGCGCATAGGGCGCGCGCCGCCAGGCATTGCCACCGGCGGCGAGCGCGCCGAGCGTGTTGCCGTGATAGCTCTGCCGCCGCGCAATGAAGTGCTGCCGCTGCGGCTCGCCGTGCTCGATGAAATATTGCCGCGCCAGCTTGATGCTGGCTTCGATCGCCTCCGATCCGCCACTGACGAAATAGGCGTAGGCGAGACCGCCGGGTTCGTGCCCGACCAGCGTCTCGGCCAGCGCCTCGGCCGGCTCGGAGGAGAAGAAGGCGGTGTGCGCATAGGCCAGCGTCGAGGCTTGTTTTGCCATCGCCGCGATCACGCGCGGATGCTGATGGCCGAGGCAGGAGACGGCTGCGCCGCCGGAGGCGTCGATCACGCGCCGCCCGTCCTCGGCGAAGAGATAGACGCCTTCGCCGCCGATCGCCTTGGGCGGCGTTTCGCGCAACGAACGGTGCAGCACGCGGCTGGTGCGAGCGGCCATGGGTCAACCTTTCTCTGAAACGTATGTGGAGGCCGCGGCGAGCCGCGCCTCGGTGGTTTCCAGGCGCTTCTTGGCGGCCGTGCCGCCGAGCGAGAATGTGACCGCCGCGAGCGATTGCGCAATCGCGATGGCACCCGTGAGACTCGGGAAGAAGCCGGGGGACGAGGCCGCCTCGAACAGCAGCACGTGGTCGGCGCCTTCGGCCATCGGCG includes the following:
- a CDS encoding YeeE/YedE family protein, producing the protein MDSSTQLVILAGLIIGLIYGAVGLLSGFCLMSSMRGWLAEGDGRLVRTFAMAIAVAVAASQFLAGSGMVDLGKSIYLQQSFSVPVLFLGGLLFGYGMVLSNGCGSRALVLLGRGNLRSFVVVIVLAIAAQMTLKGLIAPARIALVQASQTTVNANSLPSLLATLGPGEGVSRALSAAAIAVALILFAFAHPAFRRSPGQIAAGVVVGLLVASGWFVTGYLGADDFNPVPVTSLTFVAPIADSLQYAMLSTGLTLNFGIATVAGVLAGSLVTALATGRFHLEGYSSPRHMLRSAGGAALMGIGGVMAFGCSIGQGLTGVSTLALGSFVAVAGILLGTTAGLRGALRVQPLAVA
- a CDS encoding DMT family transporter, with the translated sequence MNSLSSRAAVGLFLIVVLAWGVNWSVTKQLVQFLPPLWTSAIRSWIALAGLFVILGLSNNLMIPERRDIPVILSVALLHMTVFSVLVAAGVRFLPASKAIVLGYTTPLWVAIAAPLLGKDTLTAPKLAGALLGLIGLAVILNPTSIDWTNTNVLLGAGMVVLAAMSWAANIIYMSAHRWIASPLQLLLWQVLVATIVLTGSAVIMEGPPHAEWSWKLVLLFLYSGLIGTALAYWAMSMVNKSISALTTSLGTTGTPLVGIASAAILLGEPIDMSLAVAAGLIITGIGLATLGDRLLRGQATASG
- the pdxR gene encoding MocR-like pyridoxine biosynthesis transcription factor PdxR; this translates as MPVSEGVISALIELKRTDDEGLTAQLTSQLRDLIATGRLGKGRALPSSRRLASDLGVSRNTVTYAFEQLAAEGYLEASHGRRPMVTVDGGRNEEAGAVAPSVRSGKPRLSPWASKLKQTDWPMSYQAPLKPLRPGHGDAREFPHEVWARCLRRSAVRAAKRELGPVNRTRLRQALAHYLAASRGVRATADQILILPSAQAALTLIAAALITPGDDVWVEDPGYPGAAAAFRASGARVTGMKLDEQGMQRMPGIAAPKLIFMTPSHQHPTGRLMSLARRTEFLGMSRPGETWIVEDDYDGEFHYDSRPVPALQGLDAHGRVFYVGTFSKAMTSDIRLGYVVAPPGLVGTLEIAQRHIGLIASSHIQEALAEFIADGHFLAHLRRMRRLYHARRDHLVEGLERHLGEVLSAEVPSGGIQLVARLKRGRADQAAVQRLVEAGVETRALSSLALGRPRDHGLLLGFAAWRENEISAAVRTMASCF
- a CDS encoding bifunctional alpha/beta hydrolase/OsmC family protein; translated protein: MPTERFQFTGEGGHQLAAALELPDGEPAAYALFAHCFTCGKDTLAAKRISVALAATGIAVLRFDFTGLGSSEGDFANSTFTSNVADLVRAADHLRQLRTAPSILIGHSLGGAAILAAAGRIPEAKAVVTIAAPSDPAHVTGLFSEHLDSIRAQGEVEVSLAGRPFRIKREFLDDIAEQELMKDITGLHKALLVMQSPVDDTVGIDNATKIFVAAKHPKSFVSLDHADHLLTKPADALYAADVIAAWASRYIDTAKPAKAMDLAEEPRKVVVQETRKSKFNQLITVGPHHLVADEPVAAGGEDAGPGPYDFLLAGLGACTSMTMRLYADRKSLPLDRVTVTLKHSKIYAKDCAECETRDGMLDQIERDIAIDGALDAEQRKKLMEIADKCPVHRTLTSEIRIVTKAVD
- a CDS encoding sulfite oxidase-like oxidoreductase, with translation MADDNEPPDSKLTRTKEKWAREGRFLTGRVTRPEDKRLPPGQHLTKDWPVLDLGVVPPVSRERWRLDVYGAIETPVFWTFAEFAAQKQAQITSDIHCVTTWSRYDNEWEGLATRELLAACQPREDARFVVLHSHDGYTTNLTLEDFAAEDALLAHSWSGQPLTEEHGGPVRLVVPHLYFWKSAKWLQAIEFLTEDAPGFWEVRGYHNRGDPWAEQRYSAD
- a CDS encoding MFS transporter; the protein is MTEQATLPASDHIDIDIDIADAKRRIKAIFIGSIGNLVEWYDFYAYTAFALYFAPAFFPGNDPVVQQLNVAVVFAATFLMRPLGGWLFGYIADHFGRRISLTLSVVFMCFGSLIIALTPTYATIGFAAPVILALARVIEGLSLGGEYGASATYLSEVADPKHRGFYSSFQYVTLIGGQLTAIIVLLLLQKVFLTPEELRAWGWRIPFAIGAALAIFAAVMRRNLHETEAFEEAKKVVKPTGSLANLLRYPRELLLVVGLTAGGTAAFYTFTTYMQTFVKLSVGLTEDQTTFVIFGTLIFATILQPIYGAISDKIGRKPLLIFFGVAGTLATVPLLMTLKETKSPFMAFILICCAWLFVAGYTSINAVVKAELFPTNVRALGVGLPYAITVSIFGGTAPAIALYFKSIGHEEWFYYYLAGVICLSLIIYSTMRDTKHASAMHRHE
- a CDS encoding cytochrome P450 produces the protein MSDVSQPVAHPPVTDWVNDFDHTDPQWTEDPFSIWEELRSASPVVHTKRFLGCYMPTTYEAVREIANDTEHFSSRRIIVRDVRPEVARNAAPPITSDPPVHKPAKQLLLPPFTPDAMKKLEPRMRAICNELIDGFIADGKVDAAARYSKYIPVQAIAHMLGIPESDSDLFIDWIHMILELGIKDESKLLQAVQEMSAYFRTHIEERRSKPTDDLISYLMNAKDKEGQPLEESHVLGSLRLLLIAGIDTTWSAIGSSLWHLARTPADRERLIAEPGLIPIAVEELLRAYSPVTMAREVVKETTISGCPVKAGNMVLLSFPAANRDPKMFPDADKVVIDRRENRHAAFGLGIHRCVGSNLARMEMQVALEEWLKRIPDFALDPAGTVTWSQGTVRGPRQLPFLFGKAM
- a CDS encoding ferredoxin — encoded protein: MTERLRVHVDPDKCQGHARCKALAPELFELDEYGNAHEAGDGTVPPGLEDKAWLAKSNCPEIAIDVIEE
- a CDS encoding TetR/AcrR family transcriptional regulator, producing MRSQLVRKPENTYHHGDLRDALIKAALREAEQGGAEAISIKALAKQLGVSQPAPYRHFADRDALLTAVTAEAFRQLSALLREAMAKPSKQSKLSRLAQATLDFGLRRNGIYRLMFASRTVSCAAKGSELHDATRETFALVIEALEAPAVGFLRERQALKIWAALHGVVMLAEQGLFTGEAAHATREELVEDFVNETKAALVAAIKDARRRKKSGA